A window of the Streptomyces sp. NBC_01351 genome harbors these coding sequences:
- a CDS encoding protein kinase domain-containing protein: MKPLEAGDPTSVGEGRYRLVGRLGQGGMGVVYLGRSQSGRAVAVKVVRPELSNEPGFKRRFADEVAASRRVGGFHTAPVVDADPDGEPAWLVTAFVPGPTLQAVLARVGSLPLDTLTVLAAGLAEALEAIHRAGVIHRDLKPANIIVAEDGPRVIDFGIARALDGTALTQTGLQIGTPGFLAPEQLTGGAVTPAVDMFALGVVLTQAAGGTPFGDGPSAARHYKVVHEEPDLTAVPGELREAVGACLSKDPAARPTPTALLDSLTVRHPAGDCWLPDAASQLLPRQEPTAHPTAPDTPYDSPAGAPPGAAQATPHDTAPATPDLRDTPAPPVPGPVGAEPCPEQPHTETGPSGPAGLHSPGPAEVAPRPAGARPGRRRAVVAAVLVVSLAAVGVLVWQPWNRSAKDDAKTGAVTPTGSASATAPTPAPFPNDPLLVRLDTAPGWPGTCHGVIARRDPGKETPVRLVAGGACDMLPQWSPDRRSFAFTRTTPEGTAVWTADADGSNARRVAPIAGGRVSWSPDGSRLAVLRKKDGVQQLFAVNVADGAAVQLTSGGVPVEDPAWSPDGKHIAVCMEKTEPGNWQIHLVDPASPGRAPQQVTQLPHPALDPVWSPDGATFAYTSGTYGTGTQGDIRLVAADGTADRALVSGSAHEMDPAWSVDGTWLAFVRGPYEKPVVWAVRADKTDERRLTADGSAEGHPAWR, encoded by the coding sequence ATGAAGCCGCTCGAAGCGGGCGATCCCACCTCGGTCGGCGAAGGCCGCTACCGACTGGTAGGGCGGCTCGGCCAGGGGGGCATGGGTGTGGTCTACCTGGGCCGGTCCCAGTCCGGCCGCGCCGTGGCCGTCAAGGTCGTACGTCCCGAGCTGAGCAACGAGCCCGGCTTCAAGCGAAGGTTCGCCGACGAGGTGGCGGCCTCGCGGCGGGTCGGCGGCTTCCACACCGCACCGGTCGTCGACGCGGACCCCGACGGGGAACCGGCCTGGCTGGTGACGGCCTTCGTACCCGGCCCCACCCTCCAAGCGGTGCTCGCGCGCGTCGGATCCCTGCCGCTGGACACGCTCACCGTCCTGGCCGCCGGCCTGGCCGAGGCGCTGGAGGCGATCCACCGGGCGGGGGTCATCCACCGCGACCTCAAGCCCGCGAACATCATCGTCGCGGAGGACGGGCCGCGCGTCATCGACTTCGGCATCGCGCGCGCCCTGGACGGAACGGCCCTGACCCAGACCGGGCTGCAGATCGGCACGCCGGGATTCCTTGCCCCCGAGCAGCTCACCGGCGGGGCCGTGACCCCCGCGGTCGACATGTTCGCGCTGGGGGTGGTGCTCACGCAGGCGGCGGGCGGCACGCCCTTCGGCGACGGCCCGTCCGCGGCCAGGCACTACAAGGTCGTCCACGAGGAGCCGGACCTGACCGCAGTCCCCGGCGAACTCCGCGAAGCGGTCGGTGCGTGCCTGTCCAAGGATCCGGCTGCCCGGCCCACCCCGACCGCCCTGCTGGACAGTCTGACCGTCCGCCACCCGGCCGGCGACTGCTGGCTGCCGGACGCGGCATCGCAGCTGCTCCCCCGGCAGGAGCCCACGGCGCATCCCACCGCGCCGGACACCCCGTACGACTCCCCCGCGGGAGCCCCTCCAGGCGCCGCGCAGGCCACCCCTCATGACACCGCGCCGGCCACCCCGGACCTCCGGGACACCCCGGCACCGCCCGTCCCCGGTCCGGTCGGCGCCGAGCCCTGCCCGGAACAGCCGCACACCGAGACCGGGCCCTCGGGACCCGCGGGGCTCCACTCCCCCGGCCCCGCCGAGGTGGCGCCGCGGCCGGCCGGCGCGCGGCCCGGCCGACGCCGTGCGGTGGTGGCGGCCGTGCTCGTGGTCTCCCTCGCGGCCGTCGGCGTGCTCGTGTGGCAGCCCTGGAACCGCTCCGCCAAGGACGACGCCAAGACGGGCGCCGTCACGCCCACCGGCTCCGCGTCCGCCACCGCCCCCACTCCGGCCCCGTTCCCGAACGACCCCCTGCTGGTCCGGCTGGACACCGCCCCCGGCTGGCCCGGGACGTGTCACGGCGTCATCGCCCGCCGGGATCCGGGCAAGGAGACTCCCGTGCGGCTCGTCGCGGGGGGCGCGTGCGACATGCTGCCCCAGTGGTCGCCCGACCGCAGGTCCTTCGCGTTCACCCGCACCACGCCTGAGGGCACGGCCGTGTGGACCGCCGACGCCGACGGGTCGAACGCGCGGCGGGTCGCCCCCATCGCCGGCGGCAGGGTGTCCTGGTCTCCGGACGGCAGCCGGCTCGCCGTACTCCGCAAGAAGGACGGCGTGCAGCAGTTGTTCGCGGTCAACGTCGCCGACGGTGCGGCCGTGCAGCTCACCTCGGGCGGGGTCCCGGTCGAGGACCCCGCGTGGTCGCCGGACGGCAAGCACATCGCGGTCTGCATGGAGAAGACGGAGCCCGGGAACTGGCAGATCCACCTGGTCGACCCCGCCTCCCCCGGCCGCGCCCCGCAGCAGGTGACCCAACTGCCCCATCCGGCGCTCGACCCGGTGTGGTCCCCGGACGGCGCGACCTTCGCGTACACCTCGGGTACGTACGGCACGGGCACCCAGGGCGACATCCGCCTCGTGGCCGCCGACGGCACCGCCGATCGCGCACTGGTCTCCGGCTCCGCCCACGAGATGGACCCCGCCTGGTCCGTGGACGGCACCTGGCTGGCCTTCGTCCGCGGCCCGTACGAGAAGCCCGTGGTCTGGGCCGTACGCGCGGACAAGACCGACGAACGCCGGCTCACCGCCGACGGCTCCGCCGAAGGCCATCCCGCCTGGCGCTGA
- a CDS encoding CAP domain-containing protein has translation MSRSRTPGTPSRVEARRNKKVRTRIVLSLTAAAAAVAVGVAVADSDGGPRGDQRADGVTGPKSAAAGSGDGAATATPLPTLPAPTTDAPSATPSGTPGADATGSAAPTKSAAGASSPAASAPAKPAKPARTTAATAGGGSSGGGSGGSESESAVLALVNKERAAAGCGPLTANAKLSAAARAYSDTMAASGVMSHTGPDGSTMTTRVEAAGYGWSRLGENIARGQADADAVMNAWMNSPGHKANILNCAFREIGIGVHKGDGGPWWTQNFGTPK, from the coding sequence ATGAGCCGCAGCCGAACTCCCGGAACGCCGTCCCGCGTCGAAGCACGACGCAACAAGAAGGTGCGCACGCGCATCGTGCTGTCCCTCACGGCGGCGGCCGCGGCCGTGGCGGTCGGGGTCGCGGTGGCCGATTCCGACGGCGGTCCGCGCGGGGACCAGCGGGCCGACGGCGTCACGGGACCGAAGTCCGCGGCGGCGGGCTCCGGTGACGGGGCGGCGACGGCCACCCCTCTTCCCACCCTCCCCGCGCCCACCACCGACGCCCCGTCCGCGACCCCGTCCGGAACGCCCGGCGCCGACGCCACGGGATCCGCGGCTCCCACGAAGTCCGCGGCGGGGGCGAGCAGCCCGGCCGCCTCGGCACCGGCCAAGCCTGCCAAGCCCGCACGGACGACTGCCGCGACCGCCGGGGGCGGCTCCTCCGGCGGTGGCTCCGGCGGGTCCGAGTCCGAGTCCGCGGTCCTCGCCCTGGTCAACAAGGAGCGGGCCGCGGCGGGGTGCGGTCCCCTGACCGCGAACGCCAAGCTGAGCGCCGCGGCACGGGCGTACAGCGACACCATGGCCGCCAGTGGCGTCATGTCCCACACCGGACCGGACGGGTCCACCATGACCACCCGGGTTGAGGCCGCCGGATACGGCTGGTCCCGGCTCGGAGAGAACATAGCCCGCGGGCAGGCCGACGCCGACGCGGTCATGAACGCGTGGATGAACAGCCCCGGCCACAAGGCGAACATCCTCAACTGCGCCTTCCGGGAGATCGGCATAGGCGTCCACAAGGGCGACGGCGGCCCCTGGTGGACGCAGAACTTCGGGACGCCCAAGTAG